The Nitrospinota bacterium genome segment AGGGCCATCAGCCCCTGGGAAAAGATGGAGAAAATAAGGACGAGGCTCATCCCAAGAATGCTGATGGCCACGAGGACCTCCATGAGGGTGAAGCCCGCATCGCCACCGCGCATCACGAAACCTCCCGAGAGATGGTTGGGGTGCCCGTTACCGGGTCTACGACAATCCGGTATACGGTGCCGAGGGTGTTGACGAGTTCGATGGCCTCACCTGTGGAATAGCCGGTGGGGTAAAAGAGCAGGTCCCGTTTGCCAGAGTCGATGACGACCGCTCCCTGGCGATCGATCAGACGCGGCCGAACCGTCGAGGGGAATTGGATAGTGATCAGAGCCCTCGGGGGGGGAGGAGGCACCCCTTCCTCGATCTCGGAACCCTTGGGCTCGACCCGCAAGAGCCGGGTGAAATGGCCGTCGAGGTCAATCCGCACGATCTGAATCTTTTTGGTAAGGATGGCCTGCTGGTGGGCGTAGCGGAGTAAGCTGGCCATACTCGTGGCGGCCCGCTTGCACTGGAGGTTAATCCACCCTCGGTGGATAGCAGGCACAGATAGGGCCGCAACCACGCCGATAATGAGCAGGACGACGATGAGCTCCAGTAGGGAGAACCCCTTCTCGTCGCTCAGCGCCCCCCTAGAGGTTCTCCCAGGAGACAATATCTTTGTTCTCTCCGTCTCCACCTGGGGCTCCGTCGGCTCCATAGGAGATGAGGTCCATGTCGCCGTTCTCACCTGGAGAGCGGTATTTGTATGCATTGCCCCATGGGTCCTTTGGGACGGCCTTGACCAAGTAGGGACCAACCCATGAATCGAGTCCCGATGGTTGTTCATTCAGCGCCTCAAGACCCTCTGCGGTCGATGGATAACGGCCCACATCGAGCCGGTAGGTGTCGAGGGCCTGTCGAAAGAGCTCGATCTGCGCCGATGCGGCTTTCCGTTTGGCCTCGCCGACCTTACCAAAAAGCCGGGGGCCAACCAACGCCGCCAGGATGGCGATAATCACCACCACGACTAGAATTTCAATAAGCGTGAATCCTCGTTCATCCGCCAATCGGTGCATGGGTTTGGTTCTCCCTCAGATGGGGACGGCGGTGATGCTGAAGATGGCCATGAGGATCGAAAGCACAATGAATCCCACCACAACCCCCATAACCAGGATAATGACCGGCTCGACGAGGGCTGTCAACCTCCGGACGGTCGTCTGGACATCCGCGTCGAAGATGTCGGCTACCTGAAGCAGCATCTCCTCCAATCGGCCCGATTCCTCGCCGATGGCAATCATCTGGGTGGCCAGCGGTGGAAAGTTCACTGAAGCCCGGAGGGGTAAAGCAAGCGGACGACCGGCGCGGACGGCCTCGGTTAGGTCGCCCACCAAGTCGGCCAACACTTGGTTCGTCATCGTCTCCTCGACGATGCTCATAGCCTCTAGAATAGGGACACCGCTGGTCAGTAGGGTTCCCAAGGTGCGGGTAAAGCGCCCGACATCAATCTTTTTAATGAGCTCTCCCACAATAGGCAGACGCAGCTTGAAACGGTCCCACAAGCGTCGGCCTTCGGTCCGCTTAATTACGCGGCGAAAGATCACCCAGGCCCCGATAATTCCACCGAGCAAAGCCCACCAGGCCTTTAGGAAGAAGCCGCTAAAAGCCAGAAGAATCTGTGTTGAAAGGGGTAGCGCCTGGCCGAGATCAGAAAATATTTCCGTAAATCGAGGGATGACGAAGATCAGCAGGACCATGACGGCCGCGCCGCCGGCCACGGTAAGAATAGTGGGGTAGACCAGCTGTGAGATGACTTGAGACCGGGTAGCGTGGGCGACTTCCATGAAATCCGCCAGTCGCTGGAGGATGGGGCCCAGAGCCCCGCTCGCCTCTCCGGCATGGACCATGCTGGCGTAGAGATTACCAAAGACCTTGGGGTGGCGTCCAAGGGCATTGGAGAGAGTAGAGCCCTCCTGCATCCGCGCCAGGAGGTCCTCGACCACGGCTCGCATACGGGCCTTCCTGGTCAAGGGGATGATAATCTGGAGGACTCGGTCTATTTCAAGTCCGGAGTTAAAGAGGGTTGCCATGTGCCGGGTAAAGGTCAAAACGTCGGTGCGGGTGACTCGATGG includes the following:
- a CDS encoding prepilin-type N-terminal cleavage/methylation domain-containing protein, with the protein product MSPGRTSRGALSDEKGFSLLELIVVLLIIGVVAALSVPAIHRGWINLQCKRAATSMASLLRYAHQQAILTKKIQIVRIDLDGHFTRLLRVEPKGSEIEEGVPPPPPRALITIQFPSTVRPRLIDRQGAVVIDSGKRDLLFYPTGYSTGEAIELVNTLGTVYRIVVDPVTGTPTISREVS
- the gspG gene encoding type II secretion system major pseudopilin GspG — its product is MHRLADERGFTLIEILVVVVIIAILAALVGPRLFGKVGEAKRKAASAQIELFRQALDTYRLDVGRYPSTAEGLEALNEQPSGLDSWVGPYLVKAVPKDPWGNAYKYRSPGENGDMDLISYGADGAPGGDGENKDIVSWENL
- a CDS encoding type II secretion system F family protein, whose amino-acid sequence is MPQYTYKVVDQAGSVVEGTMEGRDRRAVIDHLQSMDYLPIAVTESIDDEAADQGLEVSQIIHRVTRTDVLTFTRHMATLFNSGLEIDRVLQIIIPLTRKARMRAVVEDLLARMQEGSTLSNALGRHPKVFGNLYASMVHAGEASGALGPILQRLADFMEVAHATRSQVISQLVYPTILTVAGGAAVMVLLIFVIPRFTEIFSDLGQALPLSTQILLAFSGFFLKAWWALLGGIIGAWVIFRRVIKRTEGRRLWDRFKLRLPIVGELIKKIDVGRFTRTLGTLLTSGVPILEAMSIVEETMTNQVLADLVGDLTEAVRAGRPLALPLRASVNFPPLATQMIAIGEESGRLEEMLLQVADIFDADVQTTVRRLTALVEPVIILVMGVVVGFIVLSILMAIFSITAVPI